In Corynebacterium endometrii, one DNA window encodes the following:
- a CDS encoding ComF family protein encodes MFGLGELLFPRECAGCRVAGQLLCAACREHLRSAPHPVVRPRDLGFPVFALGPYSDVRRNIIIAMKERGHQEIRHVMGEVFAAGLAHLQARGALPYSFALVPAPTRARSARLRGGDPVTAMALTAAKRLPGVEVGRYVESSRIAQDQSDLSAGGRWLNMDNAVKIRAGAVIAHRDIVLMDDVVTTGATLAATGRKLQAEGVKVRAGLVLADA; translated from the coding sequence ATGTTTGGCTTGGGGGAGCTGTTGTTCCCGCGCGAATGCGCGGGATGCCGGGTAGCCGGGCAGTTGCTGTGCGCCGCGTGCCGCGAGCACCTGCGCAGCGCGCCCCATCCGGTGGTCCGGCCACGGGACCTTGGGTTCCCGGTCTTCGCACTCGGACCGTATTCGGACGTGCGCCGCAACATCATCATTGCCATGAAGGAGCGCGGCCACCAGGAAATCCGGCACGTGATGGGTGAGGTCTTCGCCGCCGGGCTCGCACACCTCCAGGCGCGGGGAGCCTTGCCCTATAGCTTTGCCCTTGTGCCCGCGCCAACCCGCGCCCGATCCGCACGCCTTCGCGGCGGAGATCCCGTGACGGCTATGGCTTTAACGGCCGCGAAACGCTTGCCGGGGGTAGAGGTTGGGCGATACGTTGAATCTTCTCGAATCGCGCAGGATCAGTCTGACCTTTCGGCCGGTGGGCGCTGGTTAAACATGGATAACGCCGTGAAAATACGCGCCGGTGCGGTGATCGCCCACCGCGATATTGTGCTCATGGATGACGTGGTTACAACCGGTGCAACCCTTGCCGCTACGGGCAGAAAATTGCAGGCAGAGGGGGTAAAAGTGCGGGCTGGTTTGGTGCTCGCGGACGCGTAA
- the hpf gene encoding ribosome hibernation-promoting factor, HPF/YfiA family: protein MTEPQVDTTAQVTITGRNVEVPDHFAERVKSKLAKIERLDPTLTFFHVELKHEPNPRRDSESDRIQITATGKGHIARAEAKEDSFYAALETALAKMERSLRKVKVRRETVKSGHRAQKGTGELAAEFVAEAEAKRTEAQPEDRYVDPYAETIEEQRPGQVVRTKEHSATPITVDEALSEMELVGHDFYLFIDKETNRPSVVYRRHAFDYGLIVLSEDAEG from the coding sequence ATGACCGAACCACAGGTCGACACCACCGCACAGGTCACCATCACCGGACGCAATGTGGAGGTGCCAGATCACTTCGCAGAGCGCGTGAAGAGCAAGCTGGCCAAGATTGAGCGTTTGGATCCAACCCTGACTTTCTTTCACGTTGAGCTCAAGCATGAGCCAAACCCACGTCGCGATTCTGAGTCTGACCGCATTCAGATCACTGCTACCGGCAAGGGCCACATCGCCCGCGCGGAGGCCAAGGAAGATTCCTTCTACGCCGCTCTCGAGACCGCCCTCGCGAAGATGGAGCGTTCTCTGCGCAAGGTTAAGGTTCGCCGCGAGACGGTGAAGTCCGGTCACCGCGCACAGAAGGGCACCGGCGAGCTAGCGGCCGAGTTCGTGGCCGAGGCGGAAGCAAAGCGCACCGAGGCTCAGCCGGAAGACCGTTATGTTGACCCATACGCTGAGACCATTGAGGAGCAGCGCCCAGGCCAGGTGGTTCGCACCAAGGAGCACTCCGCTACGCCTATCACTGTCGATGAGGCGCTGAGCGAGATGGAGCTCGTGGGCCATGACTTCTACCTGTTCATCGACAAGGAAACCAACCGTCCTTCCGTGGTCTACCGCCGTCACGCCTTCGACTACGGCTTGATCGTCCTGTCTGAGGACGCCGAGGGCTAG